GCAGCTCATCGGCGCGGCAGCGGTCTTTGCCTGGGCCTTCGGAGCGGGGCTGGCCCTGTTCACCATCCTCAAGATGACCATCGGCGTACGCGTCACCCAGGAAGAGGAACTCAAGGGTCTCGACATCACCGAACACGGCATGGAATCCTACAACGGCTTCCAGATCTTCACCAACGAATAAGAGGGAAACGCCATGAAACTCATAGTAGCATATATCCGGCCCGAGTGCCTGAACGCAGTCAAGCAAGAGTTGTACGCCAAGAAAATCTACAACATGTCCGTCACCAACGTGCTCGGCAGCGGACGCCAGAAGGGATTCACCGAAACGTACCGAGGCGTGGTCATGGAAGTGAACCTGCTGAAGAAGTTGAGACTGGAGATCGGAGTCAACGACGATTTCGCCGAACAGGCCGTGGAGGCCATTAACGCGGGAGCCCGGACCGGCAAGGAAGGCGACGGAGTGATCTTCGTGCTCGAATGCGCCGCCGCCGTGCGCATCCGCACCCAGGAAACCGGACCTGCCGCAATGGGCTAGCAGGCCGCCCAAAAACGGCAATCTGCTGCGTCAGCGAAAAAAGCCAGGCCGCTTATGTATGCCCAATACACTGCGCGCCTGGCTTTTTTCGCTTCCATGCATCTCACCATTTTTAAGCGGTCTGCGAATTTCAAGAGTTTAAAAAAAACAGCGAACGCAGGTCCGACGCACGACACCGAAGGGAGGCCATCAGCGCCTCCCTTTTTTTATCGCAGACAGGCGAACCCGCCGCCGGACCAGGGACAGATCCCGCAGGGGACGGTCTGGCCGTAGCAGTCACGGTCGAAAGGCGCGGGAAAACCCTGCACATGATCGCACGGGACCACGCTGCAATCGGCGCAGCGGGCATACTCCTCAAGCAGGGCCTCGTCCCGAAAACGGACAAAGTCACCGGACCGCCAAACCCGCAACGGATCATCGCCCGGCACACTCCCGAAGACACGCTGTCTGACACGAACCTCGGAGCCAAGCAGCCAGGCGGAGTAGCTGTGCCACAGATAATAACAGGGAGTCAGCGCCCCATCATAGGCCACAAAGAGGCTCGGA
This Desulfomicrobium apsheronum DNA region includes the following protein-coding sequences:
- a CDS encoding P-II family nitrogen regulator — its product is MKLIVAYIRPECLNAVKQELYAKKIYNMSVTNVLGSGRQKGFTETYRGVVMEVNLLKKLRLEIGVNDDFAEQAVEAINAGARTGKEGDGVIFVLECAAAVRIRTQETGPAAMG